In a single window of the Nicotiana tomentosiformis chromosome 10, ASM39032v3, whole genome shotgun sequence genome:
- the LOC138899690 gene encoding uncharacterized protein, whose product MQGIGNQTNMSYNNLCMLPDVHLPEGLKMPKFNLCDRCGDPVSHLRGYCSEMRSVGGKDELLMAYFSESLSGASLEWYTHQDVSKWYAWDDMTQDFVRHFQYNIAIILDRPSLSKMEKKHEESFREFGLRWKEQAARVSPPFDEEEMVKIFLQAQGPTYFSYLILALGQPFNDVVKMGKMVEEGIKSGKTMSYAVWKSNTEDIQNISISLG is encoded by the coding sequence atgcaagggataggaaaTCAGACTAACATGTCTTACAATAACTTGTGTATGTTGCCTGATGTTCATCTGCCCGAGGGGTTAAAAATGCCAAAGTTTAACTTGTGTGATAGGTGTGGAGATCCAGTGTCCCACCTGAGGGGTTATTGCAGTGAAATGAGAAGTGTTGGCGGGAAAGATGAGTTGTTGATGGCGTATTTCAGTGAGAGCTTGAGTGGGGCATCCTTGGAATGGTATACTCATCAAGATGTCAGTAAGTGGTATGCGTGGGATGACATGACTCAAGATTTTGTTCGacactttcagtacaatatagcCATTATCCTAGACCGCCCCTCCCTATCTAAGATGGAAAAGAAACACGAGGAAAGTTTTAGGGAGTTTGGGCTCAGATGGAAGGAACAAGCTGCTCGGGTCAGTCCCCCGTttgatgaagaagaaatggttAAGATTTTCCTACAAGCTCAGGGACCCACCTACTTCAGTTATTTGATCCTGGCTTTAGGTCAACCTTTCAATGACGTGGTAAAAATGGGGAAGAtggtagaagaaggaatcaagtcaGGCAAAACCATGAGCTATGCTGTATGGAAAAGTAATACAGAAGACATTCAGAACATCTctataagtttgggttga